Proteins encoded within one genomic window of Anastrepha ludens isolate Willacy chromosome 4, idAnaLude1.1, whole genome shotgun sequence:
- the LOC128859554 gene encoding ribosome biogenesis protein SLX9 homolog: protein MVKVSKNIRMKAKASVAKAAANIKSHVRAAAKSDDSSMTKDKLLLPKSPTNKRKTITKREKVRRKHKQLMNKFALIKKKRKEEAARRNREKTEVIGDLKPLKDALPSLDELFKLSKQKSDIKTGTKDIDESTRNNHTTKEEKKMNVKQKLKKKKEKLIRQVTSYTALLKDPDFKKNPRDAISYHIKYTHGLIDD from the coding sequence atggtCAAAGTCAGCAAAAATATCCGTATGAAAGCCAAGGCATCGGTTGCGAAAGCGGCCGCGAATATTAAATCACATGTGCGTGCAGCAGCAAAGTCAGACGATTCGAGTATGACGAAGGATAAATTATTATTGCCAAAATCACCAACAAACAAGagaaaaacaattacaaaacgAGAAAAAGTGCGACGGAAGCATAAACAACTTATGAATAAATTTGCATTGATAAAAAAGAAACGTAAAGAGGAAGCGGCACGCAGAAATAGGGAAAAGACGGAAGTTATTGGTGATTTGAAACCACTAAAGGATGCGTTGCCTTCTTTAGACGAGCTCTTCAAGTTGAGCAAGCAAAAATCGGATATAAAAACGGGTACCAAAGACATCGACGAATCTACCAGAAATAATCACACAACAAAAGaggagaaaaaaatgaatgttaagcaaaaactgaagaagaaaaaagaaaaattaatacgcCAAGTCACTTCTTATACTGCATTACTTAAAGATCCggatttcaaaaaaaatcctCGCGATGCCATTTcctatcatattaaatatacacATGGGCTCATTGATGATTGA